The DNA segment GCTGGCGCTGCTGGAAAAGAACGTGCCGTTCGAAGAGGTGCTGGCATGGATCGGCGAAACCGACCCGTCTGCATCGCCCGCGGGCAAGGTGCCCTACATGATCACCGAATCCGGCTCACTGTGCGAGTCGGAAGTCATCGTCGAATACCTGGAAGCGGCCTTCCCCCAAACGCCGCTGCTGCCGAAGGATCCGCTGCAGGCAGGCAAGGTGCGCGAGATCGTCACCTTCCTGGAGCTGTACCTGGAACTGACCGCACGCGAGCTGTATCCGGAAGCGTTCTTCGGCGGCAAGGTCAGCGACGGCGTCAAGGAGCGCCAGCACAAGCTGCTGACGCGCTATATCCCGGCGTTTGCCAGGCTGGCCAAATTCTCGCCGTATATCGCCGGCGAAAGCTTCACGCTGGCCGACTGCGCGGCAGCCGTGCACCTGCCGCTGGTGTCGTCGTGCACCAAGATCATCTATGGCACGGATATGCTGGCTGACCTGCCGGTCAAGGATTACCTGAAGACGCTGTCGCAGCGCGAGTCGGTGCAGCAGGTCAATGCGGACCGGAAGGCGAATACCGAGCTGATGATGAGCCGGAGCAAGAAGTAAGCGTCCAGCGCCTTTACGAGACAAAGCAAAACGCCCACGAGCAATCGTGGGCGTTTTGCTTTTGGCCGGATGCCGGGCGCTTGCTTATAGCTTGGCGAGCCGTTCCAGCGCCAGCGCCAGCGTCTCTTCCTTCTTCGCAAAGCAGAACCGCACCACGCCTGACTCACGCGGCTGCGTATAGAACGCCGACACCGGAATCGCCGCCACGCCGATCTCGCGCGTCAGCCACATGGCGAAGTCCGCCTCGCTCAGGTCGGAAATGGCCGAGTAGTCGACGCACTGGAAGTAAGTGCCATCCGACGGCAGCAGCTTGAAGCGCGAACTGGCCAGCCCGGCACGGAAGAAATCGCGCTTGGCCTGGTAGAACGCGGACAACTGCAGGTACGGCGCGGGATCGGCCATATAGTCGGCCAGCCCGTGCTGCACCGGCGTGTTGACGGTGAACACGTTGAACTGGTGCACCTTGCGGAACTCTGCCATCAGCGCCACCGGCGCGGCCACGTAGCCGACCTTCCAGCCGGTCACGTGGTAGGTCTTGCCGAAGCTCGAGACCACGAAGCTGCGGCGCGCCAGTTCGGGATGGCGCGAGACCGATTCATGCCGCTGGCCGTCGTAGACCATGTGCTCGTAGACCTCGTCCGACAGCAGCAGGATGTCGGTGCCCGCCAGGATCTGCGCCAGCTTGTCCATGTCGCCCGCGCGCCAGATCGTGCCGGTCGGGTTGTGCGGCGTGTTGATGAGGATCATGCGCGTGCGCGGCGTGATCGCGGCGGCGAGCTTGTCGAAGGGCACGCGGAATTCCGGCGCCTCCAGCGTGACCGGCACCGCGGTGGCGCCTGCCAGTTCGATCGCCGGCAGGTAGCTGTCGTAGCAGGGCTCGAGCACGATGACCTCGTCGCCCGGATGCACGGCGCACAGGATCGCGGTCAGGATGCCCTGCGTAGCGCCGGCGGTGACAGTGATCTCGGTATCCCAGCTGTATTGGTGGCCGTAGAGCGCGGCGATCTTGTCGGCGATGGCCTGGCGCAGGCGGGGCACGCCCGCCATCGGCGGGTACTGGTTATGGCCGGCGCGCATGGCCCCGGCGACCGCGTCGACGATCCTGGGGTCGCAATCGAAGTCCGGGAAACCCTGGCCCAGGTTGACGGCGTTCTTCTCGATGGCCAGGGCCGACATCACGGTGAAGATCGTGGTGCCGACGGCGGGCAGGCGCGAGGGCGGCGGGGTCAGGGGAGCGAGCGTGGTGTCTGCGGACATGTTGCGGGCGTCAGTGCGGTAAGAGAAAGGCGCGCGTGCCGGATTGGCCCCGCGCGCGATGCGGCAATTTTAAAGCGGATCGGCCGCGGTGTCGGTTGTGAAGTCGGCCGTGGTGCCGGCCTGAGCGGCCAGCCAGGCGCCAAAGCCCGGCGGCGTCAGCACCTCTACGCCGCTGGAGCGGCGCAGGCGGCTGCGCAGCTTGAGCACCGCCTTGTCCTTCGATACCAGGCACGCGGCGCCGGCAAAGTGGGCCAGCTCGACAAACTTCTGGTCGTCGGTGTCCTTGCAGCGGGGCAGCCTGATGGCGTCGGCTTCGTCCTGCGGCGGCAGTGGTTCGAGGCGGGTCAGGCGATCGACGGTGGCCAGCGCGGCGTCGATATCGACCTCGAAGCGGGCAAATTGCGGATAAGCCAGCACTCGGCGCAGCTCTTCGCGGCAATCGGCGCGGATCACCGGGGCGATGATGCCGGCTTCCAGCGCCTGGCGGATGGGCTCGACATGCGGGTCGCGGAAGACCAGCAGGTCGACCCAGATATTGGAGTCGAGCACCACGCAGGGCGCGCCCGTCAGGGCGGATGTGATGCCGGCGGGGCTGGCGGGATGGTCGGTTCCGGTACTGTCGAGGCGCATTCGCTACAATCTTGGCTGGTTTGTCCTTGGCTACTGCCGCGATTTTGCCATGCTCATCGTTTTGTCTCCCGCCAAATCACTGGACTACGAGACACCCCCCCGCATCAAGACCCATACGCTGCCGCGTTTCATCGACCGTTCCGCCGCGCTGATCGAGCGCCTGCGCAAGCTCGCGCCGCAGGACGTGGGCGCGCTGATGGACATCTCCGACAAGCTCGCCGTGCTCAATGTCACGCGCTATGCCGAGTGGTCGCCCGAATTCACCGCGGCCAACAGCAAGCAGGCGGTGCTGGCCTTCAATGGCGATGTCTACGACGGGCTCGATGCTAAGACGCTGCCCGCCGAGGACCTGGCCTTCGCGCAGAAGCACCTCCGCATCCTGTCCGGCCTGTACGGCGTGCTGCGCCCGCTGGACTGGATGCAGCCCTACCGGCTGGAGATGGGCACGCGCCTCGACAACGCCGCGGGCAAGGACCTGTACGCGTTCTGGGGCGACGAGGTCACGCAGATGATCAACGGCGACATTGCCGCGCTCAGGCAGGAAGGCGCGCCGGTGCTGGTCAACCTGGCCTCGGAAGAGTATTTCAAGGTGGTGCGGCCCAAGGTGCTGCAGGCGCGCATCGTCACGCCGGTGTTCGAGGACTGGAAGGGCGGCCGCTACAAGATCATCTCGTTCCACGCCAAGCGCGCGCGCGGCACCATGGCGCGCTACGCCGTCACGCACCGCATCACCGAGCCGGAAAAGCTCAAGCGCTTCGCCGAGGATGGCTATGCCTTCGATGCCTCCGCTTCTGACGCCGGCCGCTGGGTGTTCCGCCGCCGCCTGGAAGACTGACCCTAACGAAACGAGACCGCCAGCCATGCCTTCCGCCCTGCATATCTCCTCGCATTTCGATTCGGGTGCCATCGAGGTCGAGGCGCTCGACCGTGCCGACGATATCCGCCTGCGCCTGCGCGCCGATTCGCACGCCGACTTCCGGCAGTGGTTTCACTTCCGCCTGCAGGGTGCGGCGGGGCAGGCTTGCCGGATGCATTTCCTCAACGCGGGCGACTGCACCTATCCGGACGGCTGGCGCGACTACCGCGCGGTGGCCTCGTATGACCGCGCGCACTGGTTCCGCGTGCCGACGAGTTTCGACGGGCAGGTGATGACGGTGGAGTTCACGCCCGAGCACGACAGCGTCTGGTTCGCGTATTTCGAGCCTTATCCCGACGAGCGCCACCTGTCGCTGCTGGCGAGCTGCCAGCGCTCGCCGCTGGCGCAACTGTCGCACCTGGGCAGCACCGTCGACGGCCGCGACATGACCCGTGTCACACTGGGACAGCCCGGCCCCGGCAAGAAGACCATCTGGATGATCGCGCGCCAGCATCCGGGCGAGAGCATGGCCGAATGGTTTGTCGAGGGCGTGCTGCAGCGCCTGACCGGCACCGGCGTGTGGAATGGCGATCCGGTCGCGCGCAAGCTGCTAGAGCGCGCCGTGTTCCATATCGTGCCGAACATGAACCCGGACGGCTCGGCGCGCGGCAACCTGCGCACCAACGCCGCGGGCGCCAACCTGAACCGCGAATGGATGTCGCCCAGCGCGGATACCAGCCCGGAGGTCTACCACGTGCGCCGCGCCATCGAGGCCACGGGTTGCGACATGTTCTTCGATATCCACGGCGACGAGGGCCTGCCTTACAACTTCGTCGCCGGCAGCGAGATGCTGCCCGGCTTTACCGAGGCGCGCCGGCGCGAGCAGCAGCGCTTCATCGAGGCCTTCAAGCGCGCTTCGCCGGACTTCCAGGACGTGCACGGCTATGCCGCCAGCAAGTACAACGCCGACGCGCTCAAGCTCGCGTCCAAGTACATCGGCCATACCTTCGGCTGCCTGGCGCTGACGCTGGAAATGCCGTTCAAGGACAACGCCGATTTGCCCGATCCGGCGGTGGGCTGGAACGGCGCGCGCAGCGCCCTGCTGGGCACGGCGATGCTGCAGGCGATCCTGGACTACCTGGGCTGAGGTGGTGCCTCTCTCGCACGCTGAGGGTTTGCTCCCCTCTCCCTGACGGGAGAGGGGAGACACAGCGCGCTTACTGCTTCTTCTTGGCCGTGCTGCTCGTCTTCGCCGACCCTGACGCCGATTTCGACGAAGCCGACTTCGTCGACTTGGCCGACGAGGACTTGCTCGACTTCGACGACGCCGTACTCTTGCCTTTCGCACCCTTGCGGCTCTTGCTGGATGACGTGGCCTGGCTCGATGTGGGCACTGCCGGCGCGGCAGCGGGTTCGCTGATGGTGGCGCCGCTGGTGTCCTGCAGTTCATACGCCAGCATCATGCCGTCGTCGTAGCCGCAGCGCACGCGCACCGGCTGCCAGTCGTTGTCGCCACGGCGCTTGTGCGCCGTGGCGTTGAAGGTGACCACGGTGCTGACCGGCACGGCCTGCTTGCCGGGCGAGAAGCGTCCGCTCCAGGGCTCGGTCGTGGCCTGCCCGGCGGCGAGCGCGCCGGTGGGGATCTTCAGGGCATCGTAGGTGGCCGAGCGCGGCACCACCCAACTGGCGTGCGCGGCGCAGTCCGCCACGTCGCTGGTGGCGTTCTCGGTCTTCATCAGCTGCTCGCGCATGCGTGCGCGGTACTCGGACAGGCTGACGCGGCCGCGCTCGGGCAGGGTGATGGTCTTGGTAGGCGGCGCGGAAGTGGCGGCGGGAGCGGAAGCGGCGGGCCGGGCAGGGGTGGGCGTCGGGGCCGGGACCTGGGCGGCGGCCTCGTCGGCGGGCATGTTGGCGCAGCCCGCCAGCCCGATCGCACCGGCCACCGCGGCAGCCACCATGCGGAGCCGGCTGCCGAGCAGTTCGGAAATTCGTCGGATCACAGTGTTTGCGGTGTTTGCGTTCTGGGATTGGCCTGCCGGCGCGGGGCCGGCAGGCCGGGTAGCTTCGCAAAGGAATGCCATGATAGAGGAAACCTATCTGGCAAAGTTCCTAAATCTTGTTACCTATTCTTCTAACGCATGACGACGCGCAGGAAGCGAGGCCTGCTTTCTAGCAGATATTTCCCACGTGGCACAACTGCGGGCAACCCGCACGACCGGTCCGCGGTGATCCAGCGCGGCCCGGCCGTGGTGCGTTGGCAAACGCCTCAGGCTACGCGCGAGGGCATTGCGCGCGTGAAGCGCAGCAGTTCGTCGAGCAGTGCGTTCAGATTGTGGCGCAGCTTGGCAAAGCCGGCGGTGTGGGTCAGGCCCACTTCGTCCATGTACAGCTTGCGGTTGACCTCGAGCTGCAGGCTGTGGCGCCCGGCCTGCGGCTGGCCGACCACGCGCACGATCTCCACGCCTTTGTACGGGTGGTTGCGCCAGACCTCATAGCCCATGTCCTTGAGCACGCCTTCGATGCGGTCGGTGAAGCGCTTGTCGCAGGTGGTGCCGTCGCGGTCGCCGACGACGAAGTCGGGATGCTCCAGGCCGGGGAACTCGGTCGCGTATTGCGCGGCCTGGCTCGGCATCGAATGGCAGTTGATGTGCCAGGCGCTGCCATGGCTGGAGACGGCGCGGTCGGCCAGCTTTTGCAGTTGCGCGTAGTAGGGCAGGTAGCAGCGGTTGATGCGCGCCTGCACTTCTTCCACGGCGAGCTTGCGGTCGTAGATCGCCTCGCCGCTGTCGAGCACGCGCCAGACCAGGCCCTTGCCGAGCCGGGTCTTGGAGGTTTCCTGCCTGGCGCCGGGCCAGGGGGTCTCGAGCAGGGCTTCGTCGATTTCCTCCAGCGCGCGGTTGGCGTCGAGGTAGCTGCGCGGGAAGCCCGCGCACAGCAGCGGGATGCCGCGCGCCGGCGCGCCGGCGTAGAGTTCATCGA comes from the Cupriavidus sp. P-10 genome and includes:
- a CDS encoding glutathione S-transferase, with translation MLKLCGFAASNYYNKVKLALLEKNVPFEEVLAWIGETDPSASPAGKVPYMITESGSLCESEVIVEYLEAAFPQTPLLPKDPLQAGKVREIVTFLELYLELTARELYPEAFFGGKVSDGVKERQHKLLTRYIPAFARLAKFSPYIAGESFTLADCAAAVHLPLVSSCTKIIYGTDMLADLPVKDYLKTLSQRESVQQVNADRKANTELMMSRSKK
- a CDS encoding pyridoxal phosphate-dependent aminotransferase — encoded protein: MSADTTLAPLTPPPSRLPAVGTTIFTVMSALAIEKNAVNLGQGFPDFDCDPRIVDAVAGAMRAGHNQYPPMAGVPRLRQAIADKIAALYGHQYSWDTEITVTAGATQGILTAILCAVHPGDEVIVLEPCYDSYLPAIELAGATAVPVTLEAPEFRVPFDKLAAAITPRTRMILINTPHNPTGTIWRAGDMDKLAQILAGTDILLLSDEVYEHMVYDGQRHESVSRHPELARRSFVVSSFGKTYHVTGWKVGYVAAPVALMAEFRKVHQFNVFTVNTPVQHGLADYMADPAPYLQLSAFYQAKRDFFRAGLASSRFKLLPSDGTYFQCVDYSAISDLSEADFAMWLTREIGVAAIPVSAFYTQPRESGVVRFCFAKKEETLALALERLAKL
- a CDS encoding PIN domain-containing protein — encoded protein: MRLDSTGTDHPASPAGITSALTGAPCVVLDSNIWVDLLVFRDPHVEPIRQALEAGIIAPVIRADCREELRRVLAYPQFARFEVDIDAALATVDRLTRLEPLPPQDEADAIRLPRCKDTDDQKFVELAHFAGAACLVSKDKAVLKLRSRLRRSSGVEVLTPPGFGAWLAAQAGTTADFTTDTAADPL
- the yaaA gene encoding peroxide stress protein YaaA, which translates into the protein MLIVLSPAKSLDYETPPRIKTHTLPRFIDRSAALIERLRKLAPQDVGALMDISDKLAVLNVTRYAEWSPEFTAANSKQAVLAFNGDVYDGLDAKTLPAEDLAFAQKHLRILSGLYGVLRPLDWMQPYRLEMGTRLDNAAGKDLYAFWGDEVTQMINGDIAALRQEGAPVLVNLASEEYFKVVRPKVLQARIVTPVFEDWKGGRYKIISFHAKRARGTMARYAVTHRITEPEKLKRFAEDGYAFDASASDAGRWVFRRRLED
- a CDS encoding M14 family metallopeptidase; amino-acid sequence: MPSALHISSHFDSGAIEVEALDRADDIRLRLRADSHADFRQWFHFRLQGAAGQACRMHFLNAGDCTYPDGWRDYRAVASYDRAHWFRVPTSFDGQVMTVEFTPEHDSVWFAYFEPYPDERHLSLLASCQRSPLAQLSHLGSTVDGRDMTRVTLGQPGPGKKTIWMIARQHPGESMAEWFVEGVLQRLTGTGVWNGDPVARKLLERAVFHIVPNMNPDGSARGNLRTNAAGANLNREWMSPSADTSPEVYHVRRAIEATGCDMFFDIHGDEGLPYNFVAGSEMLPGFTEARRREQQRFIEAFKRASPDFQDVHGYAASKYNADALKLASKYIGHTFGCLALTLEMPFKDNADLPDPAVGWNGARSALLGTAMLQAILDYLG
- a CDS encoding BspC domain-containing protein codes for the protein MIRRISELLGSRLRMVAAAVAGAIGLAGCANMPADEAAAQVPAPTPTPARPAASAPAATSAPPTKTITLPERGRVSLSEYRARMREQLMKTENATSDVADCAAHASWVVPRSATYDALKIPTGALAAGQATTEPWSGRFSPGKQAVPVSTVVTFNATAHKRRGDNDWQPVRVRCGYDDGMMLAYELQDTSGATISEPAAAPAVPTSSQATSSSKSRKGAKGKSTASSKSSKSSSAKSTKSASSKSASGSAKTSSTAKKKQ
- a CDS encoding N-formylglutamate amidohydrolase, which encodes MTDTDRTTADSPFFLYQPEGESAPLFLDSPHSATIYPTDFRPDPALPLPLLRQAEDTFVDELYAGAPARGIPLLCAGFPRSYLDANRALEEIDEALLETPWPGARQETSKTRLGKGLVWRVLDSGEAIYDRKLAVEEVQARINRCYLPYYAQLQKLADRAVSSHGSAWHINCHSMPSQAAQYATEFPGLEHPDFVVGDRDGTTCDKRFTDRIEGVLKDMGYEVWRNHPYKGVEIVRVVGQPQAGRHSLQLEVNRKLYMDEVGLTHTAGFAKLRHNLNALLDELLRFTRAMPSRVA